In Mauremys reevesii isolate NIE-2019 linkage group 9, ASM1616193v1, whole genome shotgun sequence, the genomic stretch GATATGGATAATTTTTGATAGGCAAGTTAAATATTAATTTTTGATGATCATTGAGGTACAAGAATATTTTGGTATCTGAGCTGGCAAATTAGCTTTGCAAGGTTATAACAGGGAAGTGCGTAGTTTCAAAAATAGATAAGCCAGTGTCAAGATAGCCAAGAAGCTGAGAAAGAGAATAAAGGTCAGTGGATCTAATTTCCTCAGGGTTCGTTCTATGGAAGTACTCACTGCACTATATCTGAAAAATAATGTAATAGAAACAGTGGACTTTTTAAAAGGCAGCATAGCTAGTAGGTAAAAGTGGTCTTGTGTTCTGGGAAGATCAGGGAGAAATGTAAAATCCCTGGTTGTGATTTGCAGACTATTTCTAAATTAGAGCTAACATCTAGTTGTGGTTAACAGGTCTACAAATATTCACTGGAATAATGGcaaagaatttattgcagaaggAAATAGTGAAGGGGAGTTTAACTTCTCTGATGTCTTAGTATACTTAGGAAAGAAATTAATTACCtgcaaaataaaaagaaactgaAGAAAGAGACCTTGAAGTTTCCCCAGGGGCAGCAGAACTGGCTAGATATCTGGAAAGCTATTTTCAGTTTCCAAGGCATAAAATTAAGACGAGTCAGCTAAATTTGTTCATAGATTTTATTTAACCACCGTAACTTTTATTTAGCCATGGTAACCTTTGTTATTTTTTCTACTGGTGAATGGCAAGTGTGCTGGACGCATGGCTAAAGCCCAGGTAGATACAGAGTAAGAGGCCAGATCTCTGgaggtaaattaaaaaaaataaaataaatcagaacTACTAGAAATGGATACAACCTTTGAACCCAGACCTAACTATCCTAGGAAGAGAAAATGAGAATGCAAGGAAATAGAAGACAGTGAATAGATCTAGGGATAAGAAACTTACTGACCTGTTCTGTAATCGTTCTTCAATATATGTTGCATACGTCCATTCCACTTCACATGTGCAAAGTGTTGTCAGAGATTTTTGGTACCTGTTGTGATGGTGCATATGCCCTCTTCTGCCTCGTTCTACTGTATGATGGTATAATGGGCAGTGCTATCCCAATCCCCACCTCAGCTCCTTCTGATAGGACAGACTCTGCTACAGAGGGAAAGGAAGGTGCgtcgtggaatggacatgtgcaatatCTCGAACAGTAGTTACGGAACAGGTTAGTAAcagtttcttcttcaagtgacaGCACATGTCCACTCCACTTCagatgactcacaagcagttTGGTCTAGAGGTGGAACTAGAGTCTACCTGGTTAACAAGTTAAAGGACTACCTATTCAAATCTAGCATCATCTCTAGATTGCTGAGAAATGGCATAATGTGAGGCCAAGGCACGCAGTGAAAACCAAGCTGCAGCTCTACAAATGTCCAGAATAGGCACCAGGGCTAAAAGGCCTGCAGAGGCTGCATGAGATCTGGTTTAATGCACCAGCACCATCTTTGGGGGAGTTACATTGGCTGTGTTGTAGCACAAATGTAAGAGATTTGAAGTCTTTTAATCCTGTCTGTAACTGCCACAAACAATTGGGTTAGTCCTGTCCAAGTAAAACACATCTCACATGTGGAGTCTCACCTCATTCCTTATGAACATGAAGGTTCAGGAAGAAAGTTGACAAATATATTGCCTGATGGATGTGGAAGTCAGAACCACTTTGGTGAGAAACTTCAGATAAGGGTACAGGTGTCCCTTGTCCTGTAGAAGACAGGACTCGGAGGTCGACACTAGAGCTCATAATTCATCCACTCTCCTGGCTAAGGTGACTGCCATCATGAAGGCTACCTTCATCCAGAGATGGAGTAATGAACAAGTGGCTAACGATTCAAAAGGAGCAGCAATTAGTTTTGTCAATACCAGGTTTAAGTCCCAAGGGGAAACAGGATACTCGGGGATATGACTGGTCCACACCCTTCAAAAACCTGATTTACATGGGAATGCAAAAAAAAAGCTATTACCAGTTGGAGGGTGGAAAGCTAAGACAGCTGCCAAGTGGACCCTGATAGAACTAATGACCAGACCTTGCTGTTTCAGGCATACCAAAGAGTCCAGCACATGTACTGAAGCCCAGACCAGGGAAACTCCTTTCTGTTGAGACCAGATGGACAATCTCCTCCATTCACCAAGTAAGTATACCTGATAAAAAGGTTTTTTACTATTCAAGAGCACATCTTGTGCCCCTTTGAATAGATCGTCTTTTGAGGTGTCAACCACAGAGTATACAGGCTGTCAGCTGAAAGGCCTCtaggttgggatggaggaggcaaCCCTGGTCCTGTGAGATCCGGCCTGGATCCCATGGTAGTGTCAAAGGAGCCTAGTCTGACAGGTTCAGCGGAGTGGAAAACTAGTATTGGGGATGAGTATCACTTGGGCATGGTCCTGCTTGATTTTTAACAACTTTCTGGGTAGGAGTGGAATAGGATGGAGCTTATAGGAGCTCGTTCATCCAGAGCAACAGAAAAGCATCCAAGAGCTCCAAGACTATGACCTGCTCATGAACAAAACTGATAACATTTCTTGTTGATTTTGGTTGCAAACAGATCTATACGGGGAATCTCCACAGCTGAAAAATTAACCTGGCTACATCTGGGTGGAGACCCCACTCGTGGTGGCTGGTAAAAGACCTGCTCAACTGGTCTGCCAGACTGTTCTGGATGCCCCGAAAGCAGGAGGCTTTGAAATGGATTGAGTTGGTGGTCACGCAGCAGTACTGCCTAAAGGTATAGCAAAGTTGGCCAGGCTCCTCCTTGATATACATTTACATATACATTTGCTATAACCTATTAGGCCATTTGTTTCTTAAATCAGGACTAATCCTTCTACAAGACAGACATGATTCCAAGTTAAATCAAAGCAGCCTGGCCAATTGTGCAACACTTACATGTGGGGGGTTCCTTCCACTTTTAATCAGATGAGAAGGAGAGTTTGTTTCAAAGCAGGAAGATGAATGAAGAATTTTAAGAGTTTTAGACTCTTTGGAAACTCTAAGCCGAGTCTCTGGAGCCACTGGCCCCTCATTGGCAATCTATGTGTGATCTTATCCTGGTACTTCTATGGCCCTCATCATCATGgtttctggttttgtttgttttacttatAAGAGGTGCTCAATGATCTCtttagtccctgcccccaaaaggcAGGCTTTGATACTGGCTTTGTTTCTTATGGGTCTGAGAATGAGGGTATTCTTACAGGGAAGTTTGGGCAGAGAATTTTACACAAAGCACCCATCTGCTAAAAGATGCCAAAGAACCTCATCAATATCATTCTAGAGCTTTGCAATTACACTGACACCAGGATAGTGTCAGTGAGTCACCAACGGGTTCCCATAGCAACTTGAAATGTTAAAATTAGTTCAAAGAATTGTCTCACTCCATTATTTAACAAACAAACCGGAAAAGCACTTAAGAGACAAAATCATCTGAGGACCCAACTCCCTGAAAGCCAGCCAGCACACCCCAAAAGCAGATTTAAACAAAGGAGACTGGCCAGGACACAGAGGGATGAGCTATCCATGTTGAACTCCACAAGACTCTGATGACAAGTTTACAGAGCCACAAGaaaggagaagggaaaggaaGCCCCACTCCTAATGAAATGAAGGAAGGCCCAGAGTTACGATGAAGAACTTACGGGTTTATTAAAGAAACTATACAAAAAGGCACAAtagcagcatgggggaagggctaCTATGACATCCTGTTTGTCTCCAACACTGTCTGTAAGATTTCATCAATCTGGTCCGAATCATAGTTAACATCCTGCAGCTCTAGGTGAGGGAGGACCAGTGAGAGGAGCTGGCTGACATTCCTACGCAGGTTCTTCAGCTTCTCCATAGTGCTGTGGACAAGAGGAGAAGAGTCAAGAGTCAGAGATAAACGGTAGTTCCAATACATCCCTTCCCTTAACTTGCTGTCTTCCTTCCTATTACCAGTGCCGTGGAAGGCTGAGGTTCTTTGCTCCATTCTAAAGACAGTGCAAGCTGCAGATGGTAGGATGGGAAGATCTTGGAGCCAATGCACAGGATTGTAAATAGGGGAATGTAACTCAGTTCTCAACTCTGTTGTAAGTTTCTCATGCGACATTGTGCAAATCAGTTCACTTCTCTGTAACAGGGAGGGCAACAATATTTACCACACAGAGGGGTTGTATTTGTAAATCTATCTTAGGGTTGCATAGCTCAACATTCGCACTTCTTCCTTATGATTCCATAAGTGCTGTCAGGTCAGAAGCAGGGCTAAAAAAAACATCCTGGATATGTTTGTGGGAAAGACAGTTCAGTAACTACAGAGTATTTCTTTCCCCTGACACATTCTCTTATCTTTAAGGAAGCCAGTATTGTCTGAATGATTCAACTGGAATACTACATAAAGTGAACAATGTACTGCAGGAGAGAACCCAGCCCTGGCAAAGGAACTCTGTGTGGGGTATCCTTCAAATCTGTAGCTATTTGGCTTCACCTGTAGCCCCCCTTCTCCTCACAACCTAGCAATCCTTAGTAATAACCCACAGTTACTCATGGAGCATCTTCAATTCATGGGTACCAAAGTGTTCTCCCAGAAGTCAGTTTCCTACATGGATGTTTCCCCGCAAGGTAACCCATGTTCTCTCCCCTCACCTTGGGACTGACTGATATTGTCTATGGTTTAACCCACAATTCTGACCTTTTCAAGTCTCCTCTCTCTGGGCTCCTGCAGGAAACATGTGCCTCCCTAAGCACCTCCAGGTGCATCTCTGTCTCCTTGAGCCTCTCCTTCAGCTCGGTCTTTTCCTCTATGGTCCTCTCCAGCTGAGCCTTCAGCTCTTGCAGTTCAGCCTGGCGGTAACCCATGTGTTTCTTGCTCCAGTACAAGCCTTCAGTCTCCTGGGCCCTGAGCGTTGCCAACTCCTGTTGGCTTTTCAAGAAATCTGTCTCCAGGTGGCACTTCTCCTGCTCTAGTTCCTCCACCTGAGTTAAAGAAACAGCAAATGCAGGGACATGCACAGGAAGTGAGGTTGCACAttaagggggaaaagaaaaacaacaacaaaacaccaaACTTTCCAGGAGCTGAGGAACAGGGTAATGGCTAGTAGAGTAAGGAAGGAATCCTAACCCCTACTTGCCTTACGTGAGACACAAGGGGATTTTCTCTCCTTAAGTCAAGTCAGTCTTGATCTTCCCCATCCAATTCCCTATTGCCGCAGAACTTTATCCTTCCTGCCCCACCAGAATTCACAGGGTGCTAATGTTACCTTGCCCTGGAGCAAATCCCGTTCCGCTGAGACCCTCTTCAGCTCCACTGAGAAATTCTCCACAGTTTGTCTCAGCTCCTCCTGCTCCACCATATCCCTCTGATTTCTGGTCTTTGGTACCTGCAGATCTCCTCCTCCTTTGTCCTCATCAGGGGGAGGATCATTGTGGCTCCTGGTCTTCACCTCAACCTTTGCTTTATCAAGTCTCTCCTCCCACCCAAAGGGGATTAGCTGAATGGGAGCCTCACCATCCGCAGCAGTCTTTGAAATACCAACAACAGCCACGAAGGGCCTCTTGTCCACCTCCTCCACGTTCCCACATGTATTTACACAGACACTCTTATCTGCTGCCTGGCTTTCTGATATTAAGGCTGGCATTTCCTCTTCCAGTTCCACCTGGACCACTGCAGTCTCCTTTTGCTCTCCTTCAAAGTGACCGAGACTTGCTGGAGTCTCTTTGGTAGGACAGAGACCCCCATTGTGTGAAGCATCCACAGCTTGGTTGGTGCCAGAGAGTGCATCCAGATGTTCTCTGACTAGGCAGGAGTCTATGCTCCCCTGTATACTTTCATCATCCTTGTCAGACTCACTGCATTCCTGATCCTGGTCCACTTCAGTGAAGCTCTCCCTTTCAAAAGAAGTAGGGGGGCTTGGACTGGTCAGATCTGGGGGGGATGGGTCTATCTGCTCCTGATAGCGCTTCCGCTTTTCCAGCAGCTCTTCTTCTGTGGACAGCTTGTGCTTGCTGCAAAAGAGAGGACTGCATCAGCAAGCCTGAACCCCACTCTGTACAGCAGCCAGGCAATGCCACCCCATCCCACTGAGAAAACTAACCTCAGTGTTTAGGGAGTAATGCTGATCTCCAAGAGCAGTCAAGAGTcgctttccctctccccctcccccactggtcaggagtgttgtgggggggaggcaggagccACAGAAACATTAAGACGAGACcactgctggaggcaggagacCAGTTCTGCAGGCCTAGTGGTCTGACTACCCTCAGCACTAACACAGCACTATAGATTTCCAAAGTGCTATACAGAATCTAATTAATAATCCTCAcaactccctccccaacccctgagagaAACAGATAATTATcttcactttacagatggggaacttgCCACatgagtggcagagctgggattagatcTCTGGAGTTCCtcgctccccactcctccccaaaCTCAATCCACTAGAACCCACTGCCCCTCTAATCCAGTATAGCAAAGCCTGTGAATCCTGTGTCCCTGAATGGAAGCCAGCTGCAGCTTGCAAAATCTCTCATGAAAAATGTTTGGTTGATACATTTCATTAAACACAACAGAGGGTATGTTTAAAATGTTGGGCTTTTTTAAGTATCAGGAAATTGACCTAGTTAAATACAGTTTACAATACATTGTGAAGCATATATTGTCCACATTCTCAAGCGAAATCTGCGCCACTCAAACAGTCAGATGGCTGATGGACTTATTcacataattaaaaaacaaaactgaacttCAGCCAGGAAGAAGCCAGCTCATTTGTACATGCACAGTGCACCTACACCCATAAAAACCCTGCACTGATCTAGAGACGCTGGTCTGCGTTCACTAAACTCGCGCATTCCAGGCCACTTCTTAAAATAGATCTTCCCGAGTGGGCAGACACCTTCCTCTCAATTTCACACTGTCTCTGCAGTAACTACGGTGCTTGCTGATGtcagaaaaaaataatcagcGCAGCATTAACTAGATGAACGTAGATTTGCTCTAGCACAAAGTGGCTTCCTGCTTATGTCCCCCCTTTATTCATATTCAGGTTGTTTAGTTTTGCTCCCTGATTGTAAGGCTTCAGGTTTATTCAAATCTCCCCTTGTTGCCTCCATCCCACACAGCTTTACATTTCTCCAGGTTGCTCTGCACTTGATTCTTTACATTAGGAGAGCACAGGAGTTGGCCATTACCCTGGCCAAATCCATTCTACCTTCCTAAACTTCCTGGTACAACAATCAGCCAGAATTTAATTTTCACTTCTGTGCCTAGAAAACCCTAAAATCTGGTATGCAGTCTGGCTGATTCAGAATGGCTGCCATCATCtacccagaggtggctgtgttTTAGTGACAGGCTAAGTGGTTCCTCTCATGTATGGTCTACTTAGGGATCTGTTATGATTGGAAGGTTTGATCCTCTACTACAGGAGTTTTCAAACTCTTCAACACCATGGAACATTTCAATATGAAGATTTGGTCTACCATTTGCAATGGCAACTACAATGACTGCTCAAGGGAAAAAGCAGTGTTAGGAAGGCATTGAATGTATTTTCAGCTTCTTGGCATGAATTAGTAGCTGGAAATAAAAGCACCAGGTAAGCAGCATTACCGAAGTGTCCGctgaccacagtttgagaacttctgctcGTGCCATTGCATTATTTCTAAAGCATTTTAAATTCACTTATGCTACATTTCACTACCCTTGTGCATATAGAACAGGCTTCATCATCTGAGCAGCTCCTCTTCCAAGCTGTCACCCAGAGTGGGGCTCTAAAAGGGAAGGTGGACAGATTGTGCCACCAAGTGCACAGAAGGGTGTACTGCAGCACTTAAAAAACAATGACTGATGACTTCTCACATAGTAAATACAGAACTGGAGTCAATGCTAGGGCAAGTGACAGGAGGGGAGAAAATGCACCTAAAACCCAAGTGAAGTTCAGATTTAACTAAGAAGCTTCTCTTAACCAAAGGAGCTGTTCCACCTGCTCGTGGCCAGAAATCAACTGAATTTTCAGCTAGAGCTCTTAAGGGCTGACTTCACAAATTTTGCTGAATTTCCTGTCTCTATCTGATGACAGGAAGTCACATTGCCCATTATCCAGACTGGCCCTAGGGGCTGTGGGAGAACCAGAACTGCACCAGTTaggtttgccaactttctactcacacaaaaccaaacacccttgccccgcccctcctccaaggccacacccctgccctgccccttctccgaggccacatccctgctcactccattccccctccctctgttgctcgctctcctcaccctcactcactctttTCACCagcctggctcagggggttggggtgcgggaggaggtgagggagggggagtgagggctccgactgggggtgagggctctggggtggggctggggatgaggagttaggggtgcaggagggtgctccgggcagggaccgaggggtttggaaagaggggggggggaaatcagggctggggcagggggttgggatcgTGAGGAGGTCAGGGGTCCAGGCAGCACATGctcctgcttccaggagctgcttgaggtacgtcctccctctggctcctacgtggagaGGTGGCCAGGTGGTTTTGCatgctgccccgtccgcaggcactgACCTCTCAGCTCcctttggctgcagttcccagccaatgggagctgcagagtcggcaCTTGGGGCAagagcagcgtgtggagccccgtctgctcctacacgtaggagctggagtggggacatgccactgctgctgggagccacatggagccacGGCAAGCACGGAGCCTGCCTTATCCCCGCTGCACTGATGACCAGACTTTTAACTGcacagtcagcggtgctgaccagagccaccaaggtccctttttgactgggcattctggtcgaaaaccggacatctggcaaccctagAACCAGTGTAAAGAACTGCTGAGATGAATTTAGGTTGAGACTCTACGTATGTAGAGCTGTGAAGGTGGTAGCACCAACGAGATAGAAAAAAGCACTGGTCAACGTGAAAGGAGGAAAAGATTAAAAAATTAGGACATAGCAAGGATTTCTGTTCCTTCCTCtattcccaccctgctcccactttCCTTGTCCTAGGCTAAGGTGAAAAATCAAATTTGTGTCACAAACTGCAAGAGGCTCACCTCAAAGAGAAacacaaaaggaaaaaatgaCTGCAAATGTGATCCTGATTAGTTAGCAATATTCCAAACTTCGTCCTTTAGCATTTAAGGGAGGGCATCATAGGTACCAATGTCAAGAACTGGAGAAGCCCAGTCATGCATGCCCTGGGTACTTGTTAGAGAATTAAGTGAACCACCATCCCTTCCCCCAGTGTACCGTGATTCACTGAGTGCTGCTATAACCTCAGCACTGAAGGTTCAGCCGAGGATACACAGATACTAGCTGAAGCCGTAGTTAAACCAGATGGCCTTGCAATCCATTTATCAAAGCTCTCCATGTTCCCATTTCAAGACCAGCAAAACActaagaagaaagctgaattgtGTTCAGAGAATCTGAAGTTAAAAAAGGAAAGTGTAAGAGGAATGAGGGCAGATCCTCTGGCTCCAGCCAACACCTGCTTTAATCAGATTCTCAGATAATCCTCTCTCACTCCCTGCCTCACGTCCCTACACTCCAAGCGCAAGCATACTCCTCCCCCTACACAGAatctcacacacagggtgggtGTCCCACAACAGGAGGAGGGTTGTTATTGATAAGGAGGCAGTTGTTTGCACCATTGCACCTACCTTGAAGTTGTCTGTGGTATATTTTGCTCCAAAGGCCCAGTGGTCAGACAGACAGCACCGACCCTGTCaagagcagggggaggagtgagagAGCCAGCAATCCCATCAGGCCCCTCTTCTGCAGGCTCTTGCTTTATCACTCGTGTTACACTGTTATTCTGAGCAGGACAGAGCTCTGGTGTAGTGGATAATACCTGGCAAGGAAGGGAGCATTGGAACAATAAAACAAACAGCCCCTCTCACATGCCAGCTGCAGCTTTGGAAAAAGTTTCTTAACCAAACTGAAAGCAGCACAGGAGTGTACTTGAGTATTCAGCCTGAGTCCCCATTTGAGCAGATCCACCAActaggaaataaaagaaaatgttccTAGTGGATACCATCACTGGAGCTCTGCCAGCTAAGACCAACGTCCACTCACCCCCATCACCATTCTCTGATGGGTCATGGACTGCACCCACATCACCATCAGACAAGTCTCTACAAGTCCAGGACTGACCCATTCCCCTAGCAGTTACCACTTCAGGGGCTCTGCCAGCTAGATGTTGAACTGGTCCCCCTACAATAACCACCTCAGCAGACTTTACCAGCTGAGAACCGAACCAAATTACTGCACGATCACTGTCCCAAAAGGGAATTCCTCTCTCCTCCACTTCCCCAGTCACTACCACAGGTGGCACGGTTAGTGTTTAGGGCTATAAGAGTTCATCTCCTTCCCAATTCAGGCAATGGTGCTTTAGCTTCTCCATGCCAGGATGCGAGGTGTTTCCTGGTGCTTCTGTGAGAATGTCCATGCACAGAGGGATGCATGCAAGCGACAAACTGACTTTCTTTCTACACATACACGGGCATGCACCTGGGGATATTGTGGGATGACCATGTCACAAAAGAAACATTAATGACtaagggaagagaggaggaatTGATGCCACTACTGTGGGAAGACACGACAAACATGAGTGAGGACAGAGTAACACCTCAGAGAACCTCCTAGTCTCAAACCAAATCAAATACTCTGCAACAGCGATCAAAGTCTCATCTACTTACGTGCTTCACGGTATGCATGGCTTATTGGGAGGTGGCTTATGGGGAAGAGAGAAGGTGTGAGTGAGAAGTCCTCCTGTCCTCACCAGGTTTGTCCTTCCCAATGGATCAGGGAAAGACTAGTCTAGCATGCGACATGAGGGTATCTTTGGGAAGAGGACATGCAACAAGATTAGGCTGGGATTGGAATGGGAGCGGGAAGATGTTTTAATACCATGATGATTGTTGGGAGGGAATTGTCCCTAAAGGACGGCCAACCTGATCGCACGCTGCAGTGTCCAGAGCTGCCCGGAGAACCCATCCTGGGCAGCCGTGTCCGAAAGACAGTGCTCCTGAAAATTCAAAACATCAGTCTTTATATAACCAGATAACCTGAAAGTGGGAAAGGGCCTGAGAGAACCAGCCCTGCAACCGCAGGACGGGAAGGGGGACCTCATCGACCCCTCTTCTGTGTTGAGAGGGGGCAAGATCAAGCCCCTTGATTAAGACAGGGCTTGGGAGAAAGAATGGCATGTGAGCTGGAGCTCCTAAGCACTGTCACACTGTTAATAAGTATGGTGTTAATATTGCTCTGGTGTTTGCATGTCCAAGCTGTGCATACACAGGGTTTTCTTGTTCCAGCCAATACACCGTGATCCTCGTGTCACCTCCTCTCTCAGCAGAAGACAGAAATAAGGAAGACCGGGGCAGGGCAGAGACTTTGCCATCCCCAACAGCACAGAGCAGGTTTCCCCACTCTCCAGACCATGACAAAGCCTTCTCCAGTCATTTCCTTCCTCTCACCTGGTGTTCCAGGTTCTCCAAAGATGATGACgacctcctcctctttctctctgcGGTCTGCTCTCTAAGTGATGGGAAGGAAGAAGGCATTCAGTTTCCGTTCTCTGTAAGGCTCAACCAGGATCTGTAGTTTATCTCTGCCAGGAGAAACAGTTGGGAGGTGGCATGGGCAAGACTTAGGACATTAAGATACCTCAGCATGAGGAGAGTTTACTACTACAGTGCAAGAACACTATCATGGCATCACCTCTGTGACTCCAGTGAGCAGGCAGTTTGGATTAACTACCAAAGTCTAGTTTCAGAGATAGAGATCCTAGAAAGTGGGTAAGAGAAACATAGGAGACATCATTGATGTTGACCCAGGAACCACTGACATGTGCACCTCCTGTGAGAAAACTGGGA encodes the following:
- the MORC4 gene encoding MORC family CW-type zinc finger protein 4 isoform X5; protein product: MARRLNTEQGIRLSAMSPRYLQSNSTSHTRPFSAMAELLDNASDPGVTAKLLCIDVVEIKGELCLTFTDNGAGMTPHKLHRMLRNKDGKPELDFDTDQFDIRISDFNTEESENAGRKVPPRLEKVQESSAPETEYSLRAYCSILYLKPRMQIVLRQKKVKTQLISKSLANIEYDVYRPTSTNKRVKITFGFNCKNNSHFGIMMYHNNRLIKSYEKVGCQMKGDGMGVIGVIECNFLKPAHNKQDFEESKEYRRTITALGQKLNTYWKAKVAQMNFGSTGTTHVPAGRPDQTWVQCEECLKWRKLPDKVDPASLPEKWFCHLHPHPKYKSCSAPEEQEPSDEEMSPSYDRKFRKQEQTAERKRRRSSSSLENLEHQVLSTTPELCPAQNNSVTRVIKQEPAEEGPDGIAGSLTPPPALDRVGAVCLTTGPLEQNIPQTTSSKHKLSTEEELLEKRKRYQEQIDPSPPDLTSPSPPTSFERESFTEVDQDQECSESDKDDESIQGSIDSCLVREHLDALSGTNQAVDASHNGGLCPTKETPASLGHFEGEQKETAVVQVELEEEMPALISESQAADKSVCVNTCGNVEEVDKRPFVAVVGISKTAADGEAPIQLIPFGWEERLDKAKVEVKTRSHNDPPPDEDKGGGDLQVPKTRNQRDMVEQEELRQTVENFSVELKRVSAERDLLQGKVEELEQEKCHLETDFLKSQQELATLRAQETEGLYWSKKHMGYRQAELQELKAQLERTIEEKTELKERLKETEMHLEVLREAHVSCRSPERGDLKSTMEKLKNLRRNVSQLLSLVLPHLELQDVNYDSDQIDEILQTVLETNRMS
- the MORC4 gene encoding MORC family CW-type zinc finger protein 4 isoform X4 — its product is MTPHKLHRMLSFGFTDKAVKKNHPSIGVYGNGFKSGSMRLGKDAIVFTKNGGALSVGLLSQTYLERVHAQAVVVPVIPFNQQNKKMIVTEDSGPSLEAILKHTLFSTEEELLAQFDAIPGKKGTRILIWNIRRNKDGKPELDFDTDQFDIRISDFNTEESENAGRKVPPRLEKVQESSAPETEYSLRAYCSILYLKPRMQIVLRQKKVKTQLISKSLANIEYDVYRPTSTNKRVKITFGFNCKNNSHFGIMMYHNNRLIKSYEKVGCQMKGDGMGVIGVIECNFLKPAHNKQDFEESKEYRRTITALGQKLNTYWKAKVAQMNFGSTGTTHVPAGRPDQTWVQCEECLKWRKLPDKVDPASLPEKWFCHLHPHPKYKSCSAPEEQEPSDEEMSPSYDRKFRKQEQTAERKRRRSSSSLENLEHQVLSTTPELCPAQNNSVTRVIKQEPAEEGPDGIAGSLTPPPALDRVGAVCLTTGPLEQNIPQTTSSKHKLSTEEELLEKRKRYQEQIDPSPPDLTSPSPPTSFERESFTEVDQDQECSESDKDDESIQGSIDSCLVREHLDALSGTNQAVDASHNGGLCPTKETPASLGHFEGEQKETAVVQVELEEEMPALISESQAADKSVCVNTCGNVEEVDKRPFVAVVGISKTAADGEAPIQLIPFGWEERLDKAKVEVKTRSHNDPPPDEDKGGGDLQVPKTRNQRDMVEQEELRQTVENFSVELKRVSAERDLLQGKVEELEQEKCHLETDFLKSQQELATLRAQETEGLYWSKKHMGYRQAELQELKAQLERTIEEKTELKERLKETEMHLEVLREAHVSCRSPERGDLKSTMEKLKNLRRNVSQLLSLVLPHLELQDVNYDSDQIDEILQTVLETNRMS